In Carassius gibelio isolate Cgi1373 ecotype wild population from Czech Republic chromosome B13, carGib1.2-hapl.c, whole genome shotgun sequence, one genomic interval encodes:
- the wdfy4 gene encoding WD repeat- and FYVE domain-containing protein 4 isoform X4: protein MIWSWEKANFFLLEWSLQSLAQLAECVWQKPPPVHLIFFELLETVILQLSYIPHKTIRKVQAVLKQGCSEAFNVAALDCFYRLIMHSGLLSEVLSDGGLKEQLLFELKRRAKIIRKTGVAVNEVEEKSDSYKTKLTTNILNVVAALAFQSVRNTVFIRDLGMIPYVKIFLDVEQFRRPALCILEQLSEVNPEEYMSTTIGALCSSTESEIRLKQDLLQSIMKVLENPNSWNAFRTSGGFTGLLSIVVDMEGSLMEAPMGPWASLSRHSLVELLLLILHTLALAVHVHPVNAHFFHTTGVCEKLGDALLQVGCFQRGVPVETDKESSDCRTFQQFVEAAERPEPQLPPPLGDCVKLLGFLEQFATGISLAADPCTQLQDNNEAGESQRTGEPSNEDEALNYTRAASVSFESTDSGRTYYDLPILHPGAVKLIMILLPSIYCPSDPSLSEELQLAVAHHVQTLVKSERNRQIMCEFGLLSTLLTHCKHILIDNTHSLHLPTVRILEKLASQSMDHKCLRQFLCLGDPLMCSGENLLSVSCEEASNSNQTKDSEEDKRKTLIKTTKRSFSLLKSSSDSGTVVPLHRIISLVSITSPRCFLAQKVSISPSFVEFDMTDSGYGCLFLPSLATVKGVSADFISTGGLGSDCRSFPPSAGLSFSCWFMIGRFSSACESHPVRLLTVVRYMSRAEQQFSCLSVSISATDGCLVISTEEEPYQFLDMMEPDEQTPSALPSSVRFKCSKQLIPGQWHHLCLVMAKGNKNSCLATVYLNATAIGTAKIKYIQPFPGQSLSMDPSAVIDVCGIIGTPSLWKQHAALIWRVGPTYFFEDVLSSDQVEIIYGQGTKYIGNYLALNAQGGETDVSVSQIRMVSPERISFAINMAVSTITTVVDIRDQYNEVDCRLIAKEMGITSRDNCTPVFLAHNISQHLSGTARTIGAALVGCFGVRTFKSCSAASSFQFIGGPAAILSLVAMASDESSLYAAVKVLLSVLETNPVMEQEMKRTNGYKLLSFLLKMKSQLISRRIFQLIMAIVGTMELGIVAVRIPNITAFQDILCDFEVWQNAPENLDVCVLNHFVDILKSSSGSQHNAEVMHRLNMMSKLLILLHDTSVTRRKVSVICTIIRSLLEEHFNTTDIKRLGLFLVHSLLPPTLNEKSTFSDLDFDDQSQGWSQTPGRSVWIRNQLLSMLSSLIISNISRINQEEVFYALGSDWFLLFLQGHIHTSTVLLVLTLLTHFLSYPNILAKFREGVSPGTLVETMDMPTSITDNLKSRSWSFECLSCICPGFEVLQKLLVNHIHLPQVYGAIAALLIGQSDFKVPAGQVDVDMMLQSLIDSCSVGSEGVQLCADAACVLLELVKVIITKHVTGSTDGWDVHYPGSVMQFLCLVNSLFPQDPLWTSNDFLSSLASAVFPFETPESSTGVQGIKESGEVVGEPPLLRPSHPGRKQVCDFIRILLMDSLINIPVKDGFHPLIQLLEFSPDGVCQEQKQSFQTELLEFVMDIIHMTGQEEGQSTHVTRDDPSRTKQEGKTAVLVENVAFFSKMLVKKLYSGMFVVEPENLLVFIAEQIAEAPERGHGHREITVDVLYKNLNRALLYFLSRPRQTPVEQELIIQTIRVLQQHWDLIMPTYNANVHFINCLMHCLFLIRSGSFLEGFGCEVHKKSPRNIRRHIFPHKNSQVTNSAEVESELMLLVESTWNRVMRERRRALEEAYNIDLSAKPGSKEGQVSMGDVSPLWEETAMKAWQLFIDSQKKKANNGHQKRAGHLSSALQSVQNRFGKETVGTPEGFILDMEAHWQTCETIFDSMLRNQAQMMHSENDRMAIQWLRIEEDLLRERGLFGPGPGVFLKRGWVQNTAEGRNRTRSRIRRKQLRRSKRMPTLTSGLIQKHFVEESKRAAEVTEADSDPRILCEACREVEEEHSLDCQHLTFFPILNEASPMPEDFSEQCMDTQLILKELKPTEEVKAKHCVVVVSGHVLTEGVLLFGKADLYLCEGFTLTSTGDVCCRIHHQTNVRDSYICNMMNKEKNSASPNCKRWSYDDIKEATFMRFLLEDNALEIFLKNGTSVFLVFFNNDHVNAYKRLCAVVSSLKGRGETVLNVRSGFSFLKTWRKIAAVEKNALIKWQRGEISNFEYLMHLNTLAGRTYNDLMQYPVFPWIIADYESETLDLSCPATFRDLSKPMGAQNEKRKQKFIQRYNEVENTDGDLSAQCHYCTHYSSAIIVASYLVRMEPFSQTFLHLQGGTFDFPERMFHSIRNEWESASKDNMSDVRELIPEFFYLPDFLVNSNQFDFGCMQDGTPLDDVVLPPWAKGDPQEFIRVHREALESDYVSARLHLWIDLIFGHKQQGPPAVEALNTFHPYFYTDRYDRASMKDPVLKSTVLGYINNFGQMPKQLFTKPHPSRTPHKAASGKETSVSSHITPFFFKLDKLKPSTQAIKELTLGPVGQIVCREKDVLFVEKNKLLIPPQWNTYFSWGSYDQTCSFGNYTTEKSFAVCESVSDWGDAVCAACPNNSTIITAGTSTVVCVWDISISKDKLKHMRLKQTLYGHTDTVTCLVASEAHSVIISGSLDKTCILWELEDLSYITQLPEHSSAVSALAINDLTGEIVSCAETHLYLWTMKGQLLASLNTSCWPEGNILCCCFTQKYEWDPRNVIITGCADGIVRIWKTEYTRVQLPGHEECSVSQGHVLSSAPEEADSSSWKWERHLVLCRELNRNQTDSRRHCKNNPAITALGISRTHGTLLVGDAWGRVYSWT from the exons ATGATCTGGTCTTGGGAAAAGGCTAACTTCTTCCTGCTGGAGTGGTCTCTGCAGTCTCTGGCTCAGCTGGCAGAGTGTGTGTGGCAGAAACCGCCACCTGTTCACCTCATTTTCTTCGAACTGCTTGAGACTGTCATCCTCCAACTCTCCTACATCCCACACAAGACAATCAGAAAGGTCCAAGCTGTATTGAAGCAGGGTTGTTCGGAGGCCTTCAACGTTGCAGCTCTGGACTGCTTCTACAGGCTCATCATGCACAGTGGACTACTGTCTGAAGTCCTGAGTGATGGAGGACTGAAGGAACAACTGTTGTTTGAGCTTAAACGAAGGGCAAAGATAATCAGAAAGACAGGTGTTGCTG TGAATGAAGTTGAGGAGAAGTCTGATAGCTATAAGACAAAGTTGACCACCAACATCTTAAATGTGGTTGCAGCCCTGGCCTTCCAGTCAGTCAGAAACACTG TGTTTATCAGGGACTTAGGAATGATTCCCTATGTGAAGATCTTTCTGGATGTTGAGCAGTTCCGCCGTCCTGCTCTGTGCATCCTGGAGCAGCTTTCGGAGGTCAATCCCGAGGAATACATGAGCACCACCATTGGAGCCCTCTGCTCCTCCACTGAGAGCGAGATCAGACTCAAACAAGATCTCTTACAG TCTATCATGAAAGTTCTGGAAAACCCGAACAGTTGGAACGCCTTCCGCACTTCTGGAGGCTTTACTGGCCTGCTCTCCATAGTCGTGGACATGGAAGGATCTCTAATGGAGGCACCGATGGGACCGTGGGCCTCTTTGAGCCGCCACAGCCTTGTTGAGCTGCTGCTCCTCATCCTACACACCCTCGCCCTTGCTGTGCACGTGCACCCTGTCAACGCCCACTTTTTCCACACGACCGGAGTCTGCGAGAAGCTGGGTGATGCCCTGCTGCAGGTGGGCTGTTTCCAGAGAGGGGTCCCTGTGGAAACAGACAAAGAAAGCTCAGACTGCAGGACTTTCCAACAGTTTGTGGAGGCGGCGGAGAGGCCAGAACCCCAGCTGCCACCACCTTTAGGAGACTGTGTTAAACTGCTGGGATTCCTGGAGCAATTTGCTACGGGCATTAGCTTGGCTGCAGATCCATGCACACAACTGCAGGATAATAATGAGGCTGGTGAGAGTCAGAGGACAGGGGAGCCATCCAATGAGGATGAGGCGTTAAATTACACTAGGGCCGCAAGTGTCTCATTTGAGTCGACAGATTCTGGGAG GACTTACTATGACCTCCCCATTCTTCATCCTGGAGCTGTTAAGCTGATCATGATTCTTCTGCCTAGTATTTACTGTCCCAGTGACCCTAGT TTGTCTGAAGAGCTACAGCTGGCTGTGGCTCATCACGTGCAGACTCTGGTGAAGTCAGAAAGAAACAGGCAGATCATGTGTGAGTTTGGACTGCTGTCCACATTGCTGACTCACTGCAAACACATCCTCATCGACAATACCCATTCACTACATCTGCCCACAGTCCGGATCCTAGAGAAACTCGCATCTCAGTCCATGGATCACAAGTGCCTCAG GCAGTTTCTATGTCTTGGGGATCCTCTGATGTGCAGTGGAGAAAATCTTCTTTCTGTCTCATGTGAAGAGGCCAGCAACTCAA ACCAGACAAAAGACTCTGAAGAGGATAAAAGAAAAACCTTAATAAAGACAACGAAAAGAAGTTTCAGTTTACTGAAATCATCTTCAGACAGTGGGACGGTAGTTCCTCTTCATAGAATCATAAGTCTTGTCTCTATCACATCGCCACGGTGCTTTCTGGCACAAAAAGTCTCCATTTCCCCTTCCTTTGTGGAGTTTGACATGACAGACAGTGGCTATGG ATGTCTGTTTCTGCCATCTCTTGCCACAGTAAAAGGTGTCAGTGCAGATTTCATCTCTACAGGAGGCTTGGGCTCTG ACTGCAGAAGCTTCCCTCCTTCAGCAGGCCTTTCTTTCTCCTGCTGGTTTATGATCGGTAGGTTCAGCTCAGCCTGTGAATCCCACCCTGTGCGTCTGCTCACAGTAGTGCGCTACATGTCTCGTGCTGAGCAGCAGTTcagctgcctgtctgtcagtatCTCTGCCACCGACGGCTGCTTGGTGATCTCCACTGAGGAGGAACCTTATCAGTTCTTAG ACATGATGGAGCCAGACGAGCAGACTCCCAGCGCATTACCATCCTCAGTGAGGTTCAAATGTTCCAAACAGCTGATACCAGGCCAGTGGCACCATCTTTGTCTGGTTATGGCCAAAGGAAACAAGAACAGCTGTTTAGCCACTGTTTATCTGAATGCAACAGCAATTGGAACAGCAAAG ATCAAATACATTCAGCCATTTCCCGGTCAGTCATTATCAATGGATCCCTCTGCAGTCATTGACGTGTGTGGGATTATTGGCACTCCATCTCTATGGAAACAGCATGCGGCTCTGATCTGGAGGGTTGGTCCTACGTACTTCTTTGAAGATGTTTTGAGTTCTGATCAGGTGGAGATTATTTATGGACAAGGCACCAAATATATTGGCAACTACCTTGCTCTCAATGCCCAAG GAGGTGAGACGGATGTTTCAGTGTCCCAAATAAGGATGGTCTCCCCAGAGAGGATTTCCTTTGCCATAAACATGGCAGTGTCTACCATCACTACAGTAGTAGATATTAGAGACCAGTACAATGAAGTGGACTGTCGCCTTATAGCCAAAGAG atgGGGATCACATCACGTGATAATTGTACTCCTGTCTTCCTGGCTCATAACATCAGTCAGCACCTTAGTGGAACTGCTCGGACAATTGGGGCAGCCCTGGTTGGTTGCTTTG GTGTAAGGACGTTCAAGTCATGCAGTGCTGCAAGTAGCTTCCAGTTCATTGGTGGACCTGCTGCCATTCTGAGTTTGGTGGCAATGGCCTCAGATGAAAGCTCCCTGTATGCTGCTGTCAAAGTTCTGCTCTCTGTTTTAGAGACAAATCCTGTGATGGAGCAGGAGATGAAACGAACTAATGGCTATAAG cTCTTGTCATTCCTGCTGAAGATGAAGTCTCAGCTGATCAGCAGGAGGATTTTCCAGCTCATTATGGCCATAGTGGGCACAATGGAGCTGGGCATTGTTGCTGTTCGCATTCCAAACATCACTGCCTTCCAGGACATCCTCTGTGACTTTGAG gTGTGGCAGAATGCTCCAGaaaatcttgatgtttgtgttttAAATCATTTCGTTGATATCCTGAAGTCATCAAG TGGGAGTCAACACAATGCTGAAGTCATGCATAGACTCAACATGATGAGCAAACTCCTGATCCTTCTGCATGATACAAGTGTGACCCGCAGGAAGGTGTCGGTCATCTGCACCATCATCAGATCCCTCCTTGAGGAACATTTCAACACCACAGACATCAAGAG GCTTGGACTTTTCTTAGTTCATAGTCTTTTGCCTCCGACTTTGAATGAGAAAAGCACTTTCTCTGATTTGGATTTTGATGATCAATCACAAG GCTGGAGTCAGACTCCTGGGAGATCCGTTTGGATCAGGAACCAGTTGCTCTCTATGCTGTCTTCTCTAATCATCTCAAACATTTCAAGAAT TAACCAGGAAGAGGTATTTTACGCATTGGGATCCGATTGGTTCCTCCTGTTCTTACAGGGCCACATCCACACCAGTACAGTGCTGCTGGTGCTCACACTGCTTACTCACTTCTTATCATATCCAAACATCCTGGCCAAGTTCAGAGAGGGTGTGTCACCAGGAACATTAGTGGAGACCATGGATATGCCCACCAGTATCACAG acAATTTGAAGTCTCGCTCGTGGTCATTTGAATGTTTGAGCTGTATCTGTCCGGGGTTTGAAGTTCTGCAGAAGCTTCTCGTCAATCACATCCACCTGCCTCAAGTTTATGGAGCTATCGCTGCACTGCTTATAGGACAATCTGATTTCAAGGTTCCTGCTGGACAG GTGGATGTTGACATGATGCTTcagagtttgattgacagctgcagtGTTGGATCTGAGGGCGTTCAACTATGTGCAGATGCTGCTTGTGTTCTTTTAGAGTTGGTTAAAGTTATCATTACTAAG CATGTAACAGGAAGTACAGACGGCTGGGACGTTCATTACCCGGGTAGTGTGATGCAGTTTCTCTGCCTGGTGAACAGTTTGTTTCCTCAAGATCCTCTCTGGACCTCCAATGATTTCCTTAGTTCACTGGCCAGTGCTGTTTTCCCCTTTGAAACCCCAGAG AGCTCTACAGGTGTCCAGGGTATCAAGGAAAGTGGTGAAGTAGTGGGGGAGCCCCCCTTGCTCCGCCCCTCCCATCCAGGCAGGAAGCAGGTGTGTGACTTTATCCGCATCCTCTTGATGGACAGCCTCATTAACATTCCTGTCAAAGATGGTTTTCATCCTTTAATACAACTGCTAGAg tttTCCCCAGATGGTGTCTGTCAAGAGCAAAAGCAGAGCTTTCAGACTGAGCTCCTGGAGTTTGTGATGGACATCATCCACATGACGGGACAGGAAGAGGGCCAGTCTACTCACGTGACCAGAGATG ATCCATCCAGGACCAAGCAGGAAGGAAAAACTGCCGTTTTGGTTGAGAATGTGGCATTCTTCAGTAAAATGCTAGTGAAAAAACTCTACTCTGGAATGTTTGTGGTAGAACCAGAgaacctcctggtcttcattgctgAACAGATAGCAGAG GCACCGGAGAGAGGTCATGGTCATCGGGAAATAACGGTCGATGTTCTGTACAAAAACTTGAACCGAGCCCTGCTTTACTTCCTGTCTCGTCCCAGACAGACTCCAGTTGAGCAGGAACTCATTATTCAAACAATTCGCGTGTTGCAGCAACATTGGGATTTGATCATGCCAACATACAATGCCAATGTCCACTTCATCAACTGCCTCATGCACTGCCTCTTCCTTATCCGCTCTGGCAG CTTTCTTGAAGGGTTTGGCTGTGAAGTCCATAAAAAATCCCCAAGAAACATAAGGAGGCATATTTTCCCACACAAGAACAGCCAGGTCACAAATTCAGCAGaag TGGAGTCAGAGCTGATGCTGCTTGTGGAAAGCACCTGGAATAGAGTCATGAGGGAGCGGAGACGGGCGCTAGAGGAGGCCTATAATATCGACCTGTCTGCTAAGCCGGGGAGCAAGGAGGGCCAGGTTTCTATGGGTGATGTGAGCCCTCTGTGGGAGGAGACGGCCATGAAAGCTTGGCAGCTCTTTATAG ACTCCCAGAAGAAAAAAGCAAATAATGGTCACCAGAAGAGGGCAGGACATCTCAGCAGTGCGTTGCAATCTGTGCAGAACAGGTTTGGGAAGGAGACAGTCGGCACTCCTGAG GGGTTCATCTTAGACATGGAAGCACACTGGCAAACTTGTGAGACCATATTTGACAGCATGTTGAGGAATCAAGCACag ATGATGCATAGTGAGAATGATCGTATGGCCATTCAGTGGCTAAGAATAGAGGAAGACTTGCTTAGAGAGAGGGGTCTCTTCGGCCCTGGTCCAGGAGTCTTCCTAAAGAGAGGCTGGGTGCAGAACACTGCAGAGGGGCGCAACCGAACACGATCCCGAATTCGCAGGAAGCAACTACGTCGATCCAAAAGG atGCCAACACTGACTTCAGGCCTCATTCAGAAGCATTTTGTTGAAGAAAGCAAGAGAGCTGCAGAAGTTACTGAGGCTGATTCAG ACCCCAGGATCCTGTGCGAGGCATGCCGGGAGGTTGAGGAGGAGCACAGTTTAGACTGTCAGCATTTGACCTTTTTTCCTATCTTGAATGAGGCCTCACCTATGCCAGAGGATTTCTCAGAGCAGTGCATGGATACTCAGCTCATACTGAAGGAGCTGAAACCCACCGAAGAG GTCAAAGCCAAACACTGCGTGGTGGTCGTCAGTGGTCACGTGCTGACCGAAGGAGTGCTGTTGTTTGGCAAAGCTGACCTCTACTTATGCGAGGGCTTCACGTTGACCTCCACAGGAGATGTGTGCTGTAGAATTCATCATCAGACCAA TGTGAGAGACTCATATATTTGCAACATGATGAATAAAGAGAAAAACTCAGCGAGTCCAAACTGCAAACGCTGGTCATATGATGACATCAAAGAGGCCACTTTCATGCGCTTTCTGCTTGAG GACAATGCTCTGGAGATATTCTTAAAGAACGGAACTTCAGTTTTCCTGGTATTCTTTAACAATGACCACGTCAATGCATATAAAAG GCTGTGCGCTGTGGTCTCCTCATTAAAGGGAAGGGGAGAGACTGTACTTAATGTGAG GTCTGGCTTTTCCTTTTTGAAAACTTGGAG AAAGATAGCAGCGGTTGAGAAGAATGCCCTAATTAAATGGCAG AGAGGAGAAATCAGTAACTTTGAATACCTTATGCATCTAAACACACTTGCTGGACGGACATACAATGACTTGATGCAATATCCTGTTTTTCCATGGATCATTGCTGAttatgaatcagag ACTCTGGATCTGTCCTGCCCTGCCACATTCAGAGATCTGTCCAAACCAATGGGAGCTCAAAATGAGAAGAGAAAACAGAAGTTCATTCAGAGATACAATGAGGTGGAAAATACTGATG GTGATCTGTCAGCTCAGTGTCATTACTGCACGCACTATTCCTCAGCCATTATTGTGGCCTCGTACCTGGTGAGGATGGAGCCTTTCTCCCAGACCTTCCTCCACCTGCAG ggtggaACATTTGACTTTCCAGAGCGGATGTTTCACAGCATTCGGAACGAGTGGGAATCTGCATCTAAGGACAACATGAGTGATGTCAGAGAGCTGATTCCAGAATTTTTCTACCTCCCGGACTTTCTTGTCAACTCTAACCAGTTTGACTTTG GTTGTATGCAGGATGGAACACCATTAGATGATGTGGTTTTGCCCCCATGGGCCAAAGGAGACCCACAGGAGTTCATCAGAGTACACAGAGAG GCTCTTGAGAGCGATTATGTGAGTGCACGCCTGCATCTTTGGATTGATCTGATCTTCGGACACAAACAGCAGGGTCCGCCCGCAGTGGAGGCCCTCAACACCTTTCACCCATATTTCTACACTGACAGATATGACAGAGCGAGCATGAAGGATCCTGTCCTGAAAAGCACCGTGCTTGGCTACATCAACAACTTTGGCCAAATGCCGAAGCAG CTCTTCACCAAACCACACCCTAGCCGTACACCTCACAAGGCTGCTTCTGGGAAAGAGACATCGGTATCCAGTCATATAACCCCCTTTTTCTTTAAACTGGACAAGCTCAAGCCCTCCACCCAGGCTATTAAAG AGCTCACACTGGGGCCTGTTGGTCAAATAGTGTGTAGAGAAAAAGATGTATTGTTCGTGGAAAAAAACAAACTTCTCATCCCACCACAGTGGAACACATATTTCAGCTGGGGCTCTTATGACCAGACCTGCTCTTTTGGGAACTACACAACTGAAAAG AGCTTTGCAGTGTGTGAGAGCGTGTCGGACTGGGGAGATGCTGTATGTGCTGCCTGTCCCAACAACAGCACCATCATCACAGCCGGGACCAGCACTGTTGTCTGTGTTTGGGACATCTCCATCAGCAAGGACAAACTTAAACACATGAGACTCAAACAG ACATTGtatggacacacagacacagtgaCGTGTCTGGTAGCATCAGAAGCACACAGTGTGATTATTAGCGGCTCTTTGGACAAGACCTGCATCCTGTGGGAGCTGGAGGACCTCAGCTACATCACACAGTTACCAGAACATTCCTCTGCCGTGTCTGCCCTGGCTATTAATGACCTGACC GGTGAGATTGTGTCATGCGCAGAGACCCATTTGTACCTGTGGACCATGAAGGGGCAGCTACTGGCCTCTTTAAACACTTCCTGTTGGCCTGAAGGAAACATTCTGTGCTGCTGTTTCACACAGAAGTATGAGTGGGACCCCCGCAACGTGATCATCACCGGCTGCGCCGACGGCATCGTCAGG ATATGGAAGACTGAATATACTAGAGTACAATTACCTGGACATGAGGAGTGCTCTGTGTCTCAAGGGCATGTTTTGTCATCGGCTCCTGAGGAAGCAG
- the lrrc18a gene encoding LOW QUALITY PROTEIN: leucine-rich repeat-containing protein 18 (The sequence of the model RefSeq protein was modified relative to this genomic sequence to represent the inferred CDS: inserted 1 base in 1 codon) has protein sequence MLQKRLTINLCLYSSMAKGKRARRAKGTKITLKMAKNALNLSNVGIAMLPKCLVKRRNKEELDLSRNKMKIISEFIGQLTGLRWLDLHRNQIEELPESIGLLASLLYLNLCNNNLASAGSLLEIRSLRNLQVLNLGMNPAFLPPXATLTNRTELGLFDNLFTQIPECLNVLPNLMKLNTKAKTQTL, from the exons ATGCTTCAGAAGCGCTTAACCATTAATCTGTGTCTATACAGCTCCATGGCTAAAGGAAAGAGAGCTCGCAGAGCCAAAGGTACGAAGATCACATTGAAAATGGCTAAAAATGCTCTCAATCTGAGCAACGTAGGCATCGCCATGCTTCCCAAATGCCTTGTAAAGCGAAGAAACAAAGAGGAACTTGACCTGAGccgaaacaaaatgaaaataatctcAGAATTCATTGGCCAGCTCACTGGTCTGCGTTGGTTAGACCTACACAGAAACCAAATCGAAGAACTGCCCGAAAGCATTGGCCTCCTGGCATCTCTGCTCTACCTCAACCTCTGTAACAACAACCTGGCCTCTGCTGGTTCATTGCTTGAAATAAGAAGTCTGAGAAACCTCCAGGTTCTCAACTTGGGCATGAATCCGGCCTTTCTCCCAC TGGCCACCCTGACAAACCGGACAGAGTTGGGACTTTTTGATAACTTGTTCACACAGATACCAGAATGCTTAAACGTGTTGCCCAACCTGATGAAGCTGAACACCAAGGCAAAGACTCAGACTCTGTAA